A stretch of DNA from Cytobacillus sp. IB215665:
CTAATTCAGACATATACTATTTAATTGTCAATGAGGCTGGAGCTAGTGTTTATTCCGCTTCCGATTTAGCAAGAGAGGAATTTCCAGAATTACAAGTAGAAGAGAGAAGTGCAATTTCTATCGCAAGGCGTTTGCAGGATCCTTTAGCTGAACTCGTGAAAATAGACCCTAAATCAGTAGGTGTAGGCCAATACCAGCATGATGTATCTCAGAAAAAGCTAAACGATTCTTTAACTTTTGTTGTAGAAACAGTTGTAAACCAAGTAGGTGTTAATGTAAACACTGCCTCCCCTTCGCTTCTTCAATATGTAGCAGGTTTATCAAAAACTGTTGCAAAGAATATTGTGAAGCAAAGAGAGGGGAGTGGGAAATTTAGTAATAGATCTGAACTGAAGAACATCCCGCGCCTTGGTTCAAAAACGTATGAGCAATGTATTGGTTTTCTTCGTATTAATGATGGTGACTCACCTTTGGATCGGACGAGTATTCACCCCGAAAGTTATGAAGTAACAAGGTTGTTACTTGAGAGGCTTGGATTAACAATTGACCAAATAGGGTCAGGTGAATTAATTCAAGCGATGGGTAAAGTATCAATAGATGAGATGTCAGTAGAATTAAGTGTTGGTAAATTAACGTTGAAGGATATTGTTGAAGCCCTTAAACGTCCAGAAAGAGATCCTAGAGATGATTTGCCAACGCCATTATTAAAGAAAGACGTATTGCAACTAGAAGATTTAGAAAAAGGTATGGAATTGCAAGGGACAATTCGTAATGTAGTAGACTTTGGCGCGTTTGTTGATATTGGAGTTAAGCAAGATGGCCTAGTTCATATTTCAAAGCTAAGTAACCGGTTTGTTAAGCATCCACTGGATGTTGTGGCTGTTGGTGATGTTGTAACAGTATGGGTTGATGATGTTGATGAGAAGAAAGGAAGAGTTTCCTTAACGATGTTAGGTGCAAATTAATAAATGTATAAAACACTGCTATTTAATTAGTAGTGTTTTTTCTGTAAAAAAACCAGCATTGGTTAAGAAGCTTAATTTGATAGGAGTTTTTTTCATAATAAGCCTTTTGTATTTGGTTTTTAAACCAAGTTGGCATAACTATACCCTCCTTAATTTTAGATGATGTTTTCTTCTTATATTAAATGGAACAGCGCTAGATGGAGACTTTATCAGGTCGCCATTGTTAAAGATACTTTTCATATGTGTATGATATGGTTTTTATTGTCTTAAGACGAACGAAAATTATATTCGTGTTTAGTCCATATTACGAAAAGCAACAAGAAAATAGTTTAGATTGTAGATGAAACGAATTTGTATGTGTAGTATTTATTTTATGCAATAATAGCTTGTTAGGTTTCATTTTCTAAGTAATTGGTGAGCTTATTGTTGAGAATAAGGAGGAATAGTAATGGACGATCGTCAACTTCAGGATTTAGTAGAAGAAGTATCCCGGTTATCATTTGGTAAGCCATTTAGACATAAGGCTATATTTAATAATAGGCTACGAACTACTGGAGGGAGGTATTTGCTAAAATCTCATAACATTGAATTGAATGTAAAGTATTATCAAGAACATGGGATAGATGATTTGATCGATGTAATTAAACATGAACTTTGCCATTATCATCTTCATATTGAAGGTAAGGGGTATAAGCATAGAGATAGAGATTTTAAACAACTTCTTACATTAGTTAACGCTCCGAGGTTCTGTAAACCTATTCAGGCTGCTACACAAAATAAGAAATATGAATATATTTATGAATGCATAAAGTGCCAAAAACAATATATGCGAAAAAAAAGAATGGATATGAATAAATATGTATGTGGTCAATGTAGAGGGAAAATAAGATTGCTTGACTTAAAATAGAAATCGTGATAAATTATAAAAGCGTCGCTGATGTAAGACGACAGATAATA
This window harbors:
- the cmpA gene encoding cortex morphogenetic protein CmpA produces the protein MPTWFKNQIQKAYYEKNSYQIKLLNQCWFFYRKNTTN
- a CDS encoding SprT family protein, translated to MDDRQLQDLVEEVSRLSFGKPFRHKAIFNNRLRTTGGRYLLKSHNIELNVKYYQEHGIDDLIDVIKHELCHYHLHIEGKGYKHRDRDFKQLLTLVNAPRFCKPIQAATQNKKYEYIYECIKCQKQYMRKKRMDMNKYVCGQCRGKIRLLDLK